One window of the Sciurus carolinensis chromosome 8, mSciCar1.2, whole genome shotgun sequence genome contains the following:
- the Galntl5 gene encoding inactive polypeptide N-acetylgalactosaminyltransferase-like protein 5, producing the protein MRNILIRCLFCGFLIFGIWTPVLLIYFHHYHESYKQNNTQESESHLSLEKYVHQQILHNSARVSKHEGLPIYLDEEESKFLAGKNFNFTDPEFYDGFLKYGLNSILSKKLGNQRVVPDSRNAICLRRFYPMRLPSASVIICFYNEEFYALIRTVTSVMYLTPSHFLEEIILVDDKSEYDDLKEKLEHHLDIFRGKIKLIRNKEREGLIRSRMIGAGHASGDVLVFLDSHCEVNRGWLKPLLQAISKDPKMVVCPLIDVIDEMTFEYEASPLVRGIFDWNLVFKWGKIFSYEMEGPEGPSKPIRSPAMAGGIFAINRHFFYEIGQYDKGMDFMGGENVEISLRIWMCGGQLYIIPCSRVGHVTRNHNVNRNPTVETAMIRNSLRVVHVWLDEHKERYFHRRPALKFRAYGNVSERVKLRKQLKCKSFQWYLDNIFPDLEVSVNFW; encoded by the exons ATGAGAAATATCCTAATTCGGTGTTTATTCTGTGGGTTCTTGATATTTGGGATCTGGACACCTGTGTTACTCATATACTTCCACCATTACCATGAGAGCTACAAGCAGAATAATACGCAGGAGTCTGAATCACATTTGTCCCTTGAAAAATATGTGCATCAACAAATCCTCCACAACTCAGCACGAGTATCAAAACATGAAGGATTACCTATCTATCTTGACGAAGAGGAATCTAAA TTTCTTGCAGGTAAAAACTTTAACTTTACAGACCCAGAATTTtatgatggatttttaaaatatggacttAATTCTATCCTCAGTAAAAAGTTGGGCAACCAGAGAGTTGTGCCGGATAGCAGGAATGCCAT ATGTCTTAGGAGATTTTACCCAATGCGCCTGCCCAGTGCCagtgtcatcatttgcttctaTAATGAGGAATTTTATGCCTTGATCCGGACTGTGACCAGCGTCATGTATCTCACGCCATCCCACTTCCTGGAGGAGATTATTCTGGTCGATGACAAGAGCGAGTACG AtgatttgaaagaaaaactagagCATCACCTGGATATTTTTCGGGGAAAGATCAAATTGATTAGAAACAAGGAGAGAGAGGGGCTGATTCGATCCAGGATGATTGGAGCAGGCCATGCTTCAG GGGACGTGCTGGTGTTCTTGGACAGCCACTGCGAGGTGAACAGAGGCTGGCTGAAGCCCCTGCTGCAGGCCATCTCCAAGGACCCCAAGATGGTGGTGTGTCCTTTGATTGATGTCATCGATGAGATGACCTTTGAATATGAGGCCTCTCCTCTTGTAAGGGGCATTTTTGACTGGAACCTGGTATTTAAATGGGGTAAAATTTTCTCTTATGAGATGGAAGGACCAGAAGGACCAAGTAAACCAATCCG GTCACCTGCCATGGCTGGAGGGATTTTCGCTATAAATAGGCATTTTTTTTACGAAATTGGACAATACGACAAGGGCATGGATTTTATGGGAGGAGAAAATGTGGAGATTTCACTAAGG atcTGGATGTGTGGAGGCCAACTGTATATAATTCCCTGCTCTCGAGTTGGACACGTCACTAGGAACCACAATGTAAACAGAAATCCTACAGTAGAGACAGCTATGATTCGTAATTCCCTCCGAGTGGTGCACGTCTGGCTGGATGAACACAAG GAGCGGTATTTTCACCGGAGACCTGCTTTGAAATTCAGGGCCTATGGAAACGTTAGTGAACGTGTGAAATTGAGAAAACAATTGAAGTGCAAGTCATTCCAGTGGTATTTGGATAACATCTTCCCAGACTTGGAGGTATCTGTGAACTTTTGGTGA